From the genome of Papaver somniferum cultivar HN1 chromosome 2, ASM357369v1, whole genome shotgun sequence, one region includes:
- the LOC113349434 gene encoding DNA ligase 1-like, with the protein MADKVEKKTEMELEVKSISIEDEKPKHKEDKEKKHKEGEEKGKKDKEKKHKEGDEGKKKKEKKEKDGEEEEVKEKKKDKKKKSEEGDAVGEEGTEKEAKKEKKDKEAKKEKKDKENKNEGLEDEEGEDKKKEKKKKKKKDKDGEEELKEGEDEKKEKKKKKDKDGKEDNKDEKKAKDKDEKSKKKEKDEGTDMKEEKKKDKEGKEKDGKDKKEKEKKDKSKDEKDGSSKKKEKDEDKEKKNKNKESEE; encoded by the coding sequence ATGGCAGACAAGGTCGAGAAGAAGACTGAAATGGAGCTGGAAGTGAAGAGTATATCTATTGAAGATGAGAAGCCGAAACACAAAGAAGACAAAGAGAAAAAACATAAAGAGGGTGAAGAGAAGGGAAAGAAAGACAAGGAGAAGAaacacaaagagggagatgaaggaaaaaagaagaaagaaaaaaaggagaaagatggagaagaagaagaggtgaaggaaaaaaagaaagacaagaagaagaagagtgaagAAGGAGATGCTGTAGGTGAAGAGGGAACAGAAAAAGAAgctaaaaaggaaaagaaagacaaagaagctaagaaggaaaagaaagacaaGGAGAACAAAAATGAAGGTCTAGAAGACGAAGAAGGGgaagacaaaaagaaagaaaagaagaagaagaagaagaaagacaaaGATGGCGAAGAAGAACTGAAGGAAGGGgaagatgaaaagaaagaaaagaagaagaagaaagacaaaGATGGCAAAGAAGACAATAAGGATGAAAAGAAGGCCAAGGACAAAGATGAAAAatcaaagaagaaggagaaggatgaAGGCACTGacatgaaagaagaaaaaaagaaagacaaggaagggaaggagaaagatggaaaagataaaaaagaaaaagaaaagaaggacaaGAGCAAAGATGAGAAAGATGGCAGCagcaagaagaaggagaaggatgaagataaagagaagaagaacaagaacaagGAAAGTGAGGAATAG